In Polyangium spumosum, the DNA window CCCCGCGGGTCGCTCCGGGCCGGATTCCAAGTCGAAGCGAGAGAGCTCCTGCCGTGCCTCCACGTCCCATACTCGGACGGTGCCGCCGCCGGCGGAGACCCCAGCGATACGTGCCCCGCTCGGCGAAAAGAACAAGCGCTCGAAGCCGAGCTCGGGCGTGAGCAAAGGGCGAATGACGCGTTTCCTCGACACTTCCAGGAAATGAAGAAACGAGTCCCCTGCCGAGAAGGCAAGCACGTCGTCGGTCGGGTGGAATGCCATGGATCGAAGAGGAGTCCCCCTCGGATCCGCATGGAACGTCCACGGCCCTCCCTGCGCAAACGCCCAGACCACCCCGATCCCGCTCGCGTACGAGACCGCGAGGGATCCCCCATTGCGGGAGAACGCCATCTCGATCACAGGCGCGTTTATCGAATCGAGCGCCGCGACATCCTCCCCGGAAGACAGGCTTACGACCCGGATGCGCCCATCTTCCTCGGAGACCGCTACCCGTGTTCCACTCGGGTCGACGGCGATACAGGTAAAGCGCCCGCCGATCGTCTGGAGGGCCTGGAGATCGCGGAGGCGAACCGCTCGCATCGCTCCTTCGGGGTCGAGCGCGACCACGACATCCGCTGAAGACGCCCAGCGGATGTTGGATTCGTCTTGCGCGGGAAGCGCTGCGGGGAGGTATGCGAGGCAGCGCTGCGTGTGGACGTCGAAGACGAAGAGGTCTCCGCGGTGCGTCACCATGGCCAGGCGCCCGCCGTCGGGGCCGAAAGAGACAGACAACAGACGCGCCGGGGCCTCCTTGCTGGGGACATCGGCGGCAGGCTCGATCCGATCCCATGCGACGTCCGCTGGCGTTGCGCCGGCATCCGCTTCGAGCCCCTCGGAGCCCGGAGCCATCCACGCGAGCGCGTCCACGCCCTTCAAGGACGCGCCGCCGAAGCGACATCCCACCCACATCGACTGCCGGAGGCACGCGTGATCGAGCCGGGCTCCCTCGAGGGTGGCTCCAGACGCGGTGACGAGCGTAAAATCGGTTTCTTCGGCCAGCACGCTCCGCAAATTCGCGCTGTCGAGCCGGGCGCCTCGCAAGAGCGCTCCGCGCAGAGTGGCCCCCTCCAGATTCGCGCCTTCGAGATCGGCGGAGCAGAGGTTCGCCCCATCGAGCTTCGCTGCCACGAGCCGAGCGCTGCGAAGATCTTCGCCCACCAGCGATACCCCGCGGAGGCCTGCCTTCTCCGGGATCCAGCCCCCCTTGTCGCCACGGAGCCGCGCGAGCTTCACGAGCAAGCGCACGGCATTCGCTGCGGCATCCGCGGCCGACGAGGGATCCTGACTACGCGCGGTGCCTCGACCAGCCAGCCAGCGGCGAACGTGATTGACGAATGGCGATCCGAGCAGACCTCGCTCCCCGACGAGGATCTCGTCAATGAACCCGATCACCTCGCGGGTGAGAGGTTTTACCGAAAGGACTGATGGTAGATCGTGCGGCTCGCTCTCCGCGGCGTGCACGATGGCAGACGCGAGGAAATATTCTTGAAACGACTTATGCGCGAATCGGAAGCGGTCGCCGGTGTCGGCGGGCTGTCGGACGAGAAACATGCCGCCCGTCGTCTCGAGTACCTCCGCGGTTCGTGGGACATGGTCGAAGAAGTGCGGAGGGAAGACTTCGTGGAGTAGACGCCGGAGCGTCTCCAGCGCGACACCAGGCTCTCCGCTCCGCCAGGTTTCAACGGCGATGGTCTCGGCGAGGAGTCGCTTCTGCTCCGTCGTGAAGATCTCCGGCTCCGGGCCGCGCGCCTGCCGGAGCCAGCGCCGGAGGCAAGCTTCGTAAAGATCGCCGCGGCGCACGACCTGCCCGCCGAGAAGCTCGTTTCGGGTGGCGATGATCATCGCGAGGAGAATGGGGCGACGGCATAACTCCTCCAGGTCGTAGGTGGCCTGGATCCGCTCCCAGAGCGCCTCGGCGCTGTCCGGGTCCTCGACCACCGCGACGAGGAGCGCGCGGACCTGCTCGTCGGAGAAGAAGCGCAGCTCGAACCTGCGCGCCATCGTCGGTCCGCCGAGGGACGCCGTGAGCGCCCGCTCGAGGGCCTTGTGCATTTCGCCTTCGGTCGGGAAGTAATGGTCCCGCGACGACAGGACGATACGCCCATCATGCTCGGCCGTGTCGAAGATGTCCGTCAGACGCTGCGGCAGCTCGGAGGCCGTGACGCGGGTCGCCATCTCGTCGAACCCGTCGAAGACCGGGAAAAACCGGCCCGAGCGGATGACGAGGCGGAGGGCCGCGCGATTCTCCGGAGTATCGGGGAGCCGAGCAGCCTCGAGGAGCTGGGCCCTCGGCGACTTGGCCGAGCTGCCGGCCAGATCGACGAGCAGAGGACGCGGCCCCTCGGGCGCGTCCCATAACTCGAGCGCCCATTCGGCGAGCAGCGTGGATTTGCCGGATCCGTACTCGCCGAGGATGATCGCAGCCTTGAGCTCGGGTCCCATCCCGCGCGGACGAGCGCTGAGCCACCCCGCGAGGGCCGAACGCGCGGGCTCGATCACGGTCTCGCGGCGAGCGGTGCTTCCGTCGTACGAAACGTGCTCGTGCGCGAGGCTTGGCTCGACGAAGTGCCCATCGACATCCGAGAGGCGTCGCTCCCGAAGCGCGCGTACGGCCTCGCGGGCCCCCTGAAACCGCGCGAGGATCGCCGCGAACCGCCGCCCGAACGCCTCATCGTCGACGACCTCGAAGCCCTCGATGTCCATTCCCCACTCCTCGAACGCCTCGCGGAGCGGGTCGTGGGAGGCCTCGTCGAGTCGCGCGGAGTGCCTCTCCTCCGTGGCCTCGGGGTCGTCCTCGAATTCGTCCTCGTCTCCGGGATTCGTTTCAGGGCGACGCCGCAGGATACGATATGTCGGCTCGTACGTCGCCAACCAGAGCTTCTGGTTGCGCCGAACGAGCAGGAAGATCTTGCCGCCTTTGAACGTGACGCCCGGCCTGCGCCACCTCACCATGCTCGTGCCGTGCATGATCCAAACAGTCTGAACGACCACGGCTGCCACGGGCTCGTCGCCCTCCGCGGCGAGCAGGTTGGAGAACGCCGTCGCGGAGTGCGCGGCGTGCATTCTGATGATCCCCATGAGAAACCGGGCTTTCCCGTCTTCGTCCGGCGCATGCTCGCTGCGCGGCAGCTCTGGATCGAATTTGATATACGGGAAGATCTGAGCCAATTCTCGCTCGGAGATACGCGGCTCGAGGTCCTGCGCCCGGCGCCGGATGATCAGGCTCACGCCGTTCGTCGCGGTCAAGTTTTTTCCGTAATAATCGGCTGGAGAGGGTTCGCCGTCGACACGGCCACGGACCAACCGTTTCTCCTTCTCGACCTCGGCCTGCGCCTCTTCCACGAGCGTAGGCATTCGCACGCGCGACGCCTCGTCGAGGAGCTTCGCGACCTTCGCCCCGAGCGCCGGAGTCTGCGCGAGCCAGCGCACCACCACTTCCTTGGTCGCCGTGAGGTGCGCCGCTCGCAAGATGTCCATCGGCAACACCGTCGGATGCAGGGGAAGCTCACAGGCGAGTTGCGCCACCACTTCGTTGCTCGGGATATACCTCGCGTCCTCCAGCAATCGATCGAGGCGCTCCTTGCGCGTCGGCGTCGCCGCGTCGCGCACCTGCTCGAGGAGAGCGCGATGCGCGTGGATGTGTCGGAGCGCGTCGTCGAGCTCGAGACCACTCTCCGGGTCGAGGATCTCGCCGAGCGCGAGGCCCCAATCCGAATACTTCTTTGTGAGCGGCCACGCCTTGTAGACCAGGGTCGCCGCGGCCTCCGGCCGCACCGGGCGCGTCTTCGCATACCGCGTCGAGCCGCCCGGCCGCTCGTACCCGAGGTCGATCTCCGCGACGAGGAGCCCTTCCTCCCGGGGCCGCAGGCACCCGGGCTTCTGGGGGTAGGGGAGGAGCTCCGAATGCCGCTCCTCGTCCACGAAGAAGGCCGTCCCCCCGCCGCTCGCGTGGTCGGCGTAAAGGACCGGCCGGCCATACCGCCTGGCCTCTTCCCACGCCTTGGCCTGAAACTCGGGAATCGAATGTGCGGAGGTCCAGCTCGGCACGGCGAGGAAGCGGCATGCGGACAGCTTCTTCGCGACGTGCTCCTGGTAGAGAGGGCTCTCGCGATGGAGAAAATCGAGACAGATGAGCACGCCCATGGGGCCGGGAAACCCTTCGGGCATCGGGACAGGCGCCCATGCGTCACCGGGCTCGATCTCCTCGTGGACCGCGGCCGCCGGGTGGAGCTTCGGGACGAGCGCGAGAATGCGGCCGGCGTGAAGGACGGGCGCGACGGCTTGGCCGAGCTTTGGAAGGGTGTCCTTGGTGCAGCCCAGGTCCTCGTACACCCCGCTGTGAAGCCCCTCGCGCTCGACCCGGTGGGTCCCTGCGACGACGACCATCGGGCCGGCTGTCTGCGCGAGGGGCGCGAGGATGTCCCACGGGACGCTGTACTCCGGCAGGACGACGATCTTCACCTCCCAGGAGCGGCACGTCTGGAGGATGCTGTCGAGGCGAGCGAGGAGCTGAGCGCAATAGGCTTCTCGAACCCGCAGGCGCAAGTCCTCGAAGCGACGGCGCACCTCCGGCGGGATGTCGCTGCTCACGGGCAGGAACGGCGTGATGCCGCCGGGATCCTCGAGCGGACTGCGAAACTGCGCGAACAACGCAGGATGGTAGTCGAGCTGGACAACGGCGACCCGGACGAACGCGCTCTCCATGTGCGGGCAGGGTAGCGCATCACGAGGGCGTCCGGCTGCCCGCTCGCGTCGGTTCTGGGAGGCCTCCCCCGACGAGCACCACCCGATGGATCCAATCCACCTCTCTGCGCCCTCGTCACGCCAAGCCCCAGCGTGAGCCGGTGCGTCGGACGCCGACGCGGATTGGAACTCGCTCAGCCCTTCGTGGCGAGCGCCTCTTTCACGAGCAGGATGGCCCACCCCGTGTCGATGTACCGCGTCGACCCCTTCGACGTGCCCTCCAGGTATCGCTGCCGGTGCACGAGCTCCTCGTCGAGCCGGCGAGGGTCATCGTTCACCTCGGAAAGCGCAGCGAGGACCCACCCGATATCCGTCAGGGATACCGTGCGCTCCTCGAATCCACCGGGCCCGCCGTCGATACGCAGACCACCTCGCTTCGCAGGCCCGACGATCCGGAAGCGCTTTCCTTCCCGCTCGACGACGGCTCCGGCTCCCTTCTCGTGGAGGAGATCCTCGACAAGACGACGAGCCCGCTCCTCGATGGATCGAGGGAGCGTGCGAGAAGCCTCGCGACCTTCCCCGAGTGCCCGAAACGTCGGAAGATCGATTCCCGCACACGCCCAGGCCCCATCGTCCTCCATGAAACGGGCGACGCCTGCATACCGCCATGCCTCGGAACCGTCGGCCCGCGTCAGCACGAACGCCGTTTCGCCGGGCCGCCGCTCGATGCCGGGGAACCGGATCCGATCCGGCGCCACGAGCCTGCCTTTTTCTTCGATGAGCAGGAATAGATGCCCGTCGATCCGGCCGGTTCGCGGAGGCCCCGAGATCCCGAACGCCTCCGCGAGCTTTTCCTCCTCGATGGTCGCTCCGACCTCGGGTCCGAGCGCTTCGGGCTTGACCACCTCCACAAGCATCGCGATGGGCACCATGTGGGCCGTGGCGTCGATGGCAGGAAAGGCATGGTTCTCCGAGCGCAAGACCCACCGCGCGTCATCCTGAACGACGCGCTTGACAAGGTAACTCGCACCGAGCTGAGGATCTTGTACTTCGACCAGCGCGATCTTGCCCTTGATTCCTTCCCGGGACTGCCCCCGTGCAAACCGCATCACGAGCCAGTCTCCATCACGAATGGGCTCCTTGCCGCCGAACATGGAATCGCCCGTCGCGCGTACGGCGAACCAGCCTTCTCCACGCGCCTTCGTCGGCAGCCGGACTTGCTCGCCTTCGGGGGCGAGCGCAATCGGGTTCCGGGCCGCCCCCGCGGCTGCGAGCAGCGTGGGGAACGCGGGGAGCGTGCCCCGAACGGTGCTCGCCGCAGCGCGTGGCTCTTCCGGTTCCACCCAGAGATCACCCTTGGGAGAACGCGAGAAACGAATCCGAAAATTCGTCCCGGGGTGCCCCGCAGCCAGGCCAAACCAGCGCCTCAAAAGATCCGGTAGCTCGTTCCGCTGCGATCCAAGGGGGCGCGCAACATTGCAGAACTGCTGCTGGAACGAGAACTGCCACGTAACTCCGTCCGGCAGTCGCACGTCCTGAAAACCGGAGGGAAGGTCGGGCCATTGCTCGCGGGAGGGGAGCTTCAGGATGGGATCACGCTTGTTCCAGGTGACCTTCGCCGTGAACGAGACACCGGAGACGTAGTCGTTTCGCCGCGCGCGGTACATGGCGAGCCGGTAGTCGACGATCTCACGCACCATGGCCGAAAGTACTTCTTCCGCGCCTGGGGGGCAGGGGATCCGCGAGACGAACCGGTCCCCTTCCAGTGCGAAGAATCGCTTGCCCGGCCCGCTCGTCCAGGCGGCAATCGGGTTGATCCGCCAGTACGCGGCGAACCGGCGCATGTCCGGGTCATGTACATCGGGGAAATCGGTCACGCCTTCCAGATCGCGCAGAAGCTCGGGGGACCGTGCCATGATCATATAGCTTCTTCGCGCGAGCTCGGGAACGGCGAGCCCATCCCGAAGCGCATCGGCCTCGAGCAATGCCTCCAGGGTCACCATCTTGTAGCATTTGCTCATCCGCGTGTCCTCGAGCTCCCGGAGAAACTCCTCGGCCACGTCGAGCACGCGTTTCTCGACCTCGTCGAGATCACCCATGGCGGCGACGAAATGGTAGAATCCCCCATACGCGTCCCGTATCTTCTTAAGGCCGTAGCCCATGCGATACAGCTCGCCAGCGAGGGGCCTTTGCCCCCGGACCTCACGAAGATCGCGATACGCCTGCTCTGCCGGGCTTCCGCCCTGCGGCGGGAGCAACTTTGCCAGAAGCTCCTTGGCTTCGAGCTCGAGGTCGATGATACAGCCAGGGGCCATCCTCGCGGCCTGCTCGTCCTCCAGGAAGTCGCGCAGGCTCGTGGGCTCCGGGCCGAGCGAGATCAGCGTGCGTACCCGCTCCAGGAACACCCGGTGATTGCCCACGAAATCGAGGACGACGAGGCGCGTCTTCCCATCGGTGGAGCGAAGGCCCCGGCCGAGCTGCTGAAGAAAGACGACCGGAGACTCCGTCGGGCGGAGCATCACGACGCGGTCGATGGCCGGAATGTCGATGCCTTCGTTGAAGAGGTCCACGGTGCAGAGCGCGTCGAGCGTCCCATCGACGATCCCCGCAATGGCACCCTCTCGCGACGCCGAGGTCGGACCCGAATGGACGGCGGCCGCGCGAATGCCCTGCGCCACGAGGAACGCGCAAGCATGGTCGGCGTGGCGAATGGAGCAACAGAAGACGAGCGTGCGCTTCCCTGCATGCTCCTGCCAGGCGCGGAACATCCGTTCGATCCGAGCGTCCGTGTCGACGGCTTGCTCCAGCGCCTCGGGATCGAAGCGACGATTGCGGAACGGGATGGCGTTGTAATTCGTATCGTCCTTCAGGCCGAAGTAGGCGAAGGGCACGAGCAGGCCGCGCTGGATCCCCACGCCGATGTCGGCGCGGTAGGCCACGTGGTCATCGAAGAGCCCCGCCACGTCTGCGCCATCGGCTCGTTCCGGGGTGGCTGTGAGTCCAAGGAGAAAGCGTGGCTTCAGCCTATCGATGATGCTCCGGTAACTTGGCGCTGTGCCGTGATGGACTTCGTCGACGATGACGTAGTCGAACCCATCGGTGGCGAGGCGCGCGAGGTGCTCCGGGCGAGAGAGCTTCTGGATGGACGCGAGGACGAGGTCTCCTTCGAGGTCGCCCTTGTCGCCGACGAACCATCCAAAGCGAACGCGTGCATCGCGGAGCTGACGTCGAAAGGTACTTGCTGCTTGCAGGAGCAGCTCTTCTCGGTGAGCGAGAAGAAGAACGCGGGGGCGTTTGCCGTGTACCTCGCCGAAAGCCGCGACATCGAACGCCGCGAGCCATGTCTTGCCGAGGCCCGTCGCCAGGACACAGAGCGCGCGATTGCGCCCGGCGGCACGTGACCGTGCGAGGGCGGCCAGAGCTTCCCGCTGGATGGGGTGCGGCTGGGGCGGCGGCGCCTTCGACTCGTCATCTTCCTCTCCCGGGGGTAGCGTGAAGACAGGCGTCTCTCGGGCCCGCCGTGCATAGTCTGCGACCCAATCGGCCGTGAGCGGAATGGCGGCGGTCCACCACTGCTCGTAAGCATCGACGATGGCCTGATACGCAGCTCGGTCACGGTGACGGTCCACGCGAACGTTCCACTCGACGCCCGTGCGCAGCGCGGCATGCGAAAGATTGCTCGATCCGACGAAAGCTGCGCCGAAGTTAGGGCCCTCGAAACGCCATGACTTGGGGTGGAAGGACCGGACGCCCTCGGGTAAGCGCACCCCTTCGACGATCCGGGCCTCGAAGCATCCGGGGGACGAGCCATCCGCAGTGATGCGTGCCTCCCAGGTGTCCATCCAGTCACGGAGCTTTGCGAGGGCCTCGCTCTGGGTGATGTTGAGGTAATCGCCCGTGATGAGTCGGACGCGGGCGCCGCGCGAGAGGGCGCCGGCGACATGGGCCTCGAGCAAGCTGACGCCGCTCTGCTGAACGAACGCCGCGAGAATGGCGATATCCGTGGCTCGCCGGAAGAGGGGATCGATGTGCCGGAGAAATGGGTCGACCTTGCCGCCACGGGTGAGGGGATCGGGCCGCTGTTCCAGGTAATTGCCTTTGCCTGGGATGACGTGCCGCACGCCGCCGCGGGGATCGTCGACGTCGCCGCGATAACGAGGGATGACGTGCACGTGCATGTGCATGACGGTCTGCCCTGCGGCTTCACCTGCATTGATACCGATGTTGTAGCCGTCCGGGGAGAGCTCCGCGTCGATCTTGCGCTTGACCTCGTCGACGAGCTGGAAGATGGCCGCCTGCTCCTCGGGTGTCGCATCGAACCAGGTCGCGATGAGCCGGCGCGGGATGACGAGGGTGTGACCGGGGCTCACCGGGTAGAGGTCGGGGACCGCGAACGCGAGGGCGTTGCTTGCGAGCCAGGACGACGATGAAATCTCCAGGAACGGGGACACGCAGCGTGAAGAGTAAGCGAACGGGGCAGGTTAGGGCAGAGAATTGCAGAGGAACGAGCGTCTCGCTCGGGTTGGCGCGCGTCTCCGTGCTGGGGTACACGGGGCCGCCCACGAAGTCCTCGGACCCCCGGAGCGTCGTCTGCCCCGCGCGCTCGGGGTCAGCCACACTGTTGCATCGATGGCGCATCCTGGTGGAAGATCGAGGCGATGGCGCGGAAGACGCTCCGGGCAGAGGCAGTCCCCTTCGGCTGGGTGGAGATCTCCGACGCCGCCCTGCAGCGACTCCGTCGCGAGCTGGAGCAGAAGGGGCAAGGGGTGGTGGACGAGATGGGCGTGCTCGCGATCCACACCGGGTACGCGGACCACTTCTTTCCGGGCACCTCGGTGCTCCAGACCCGTGCGCGCTACCTCTTTTTCGTATGCTGGAACTTCCTCTGGCTGGCCCGCCAGCGCGGCATCACGGCGGCGAACCTCGCCAAGCGCAAGGACGAAGCAGATCTTTGGGTGACCCGCAACCTCGTCGCGACCCAGAAACCGGCCGCATCCCCGGGGGGGACCGGACCCGACATGCAGGGCATCATCGGTGTGAACGTGTTTTACGAGAAACCACCGCGACTCCCAGCGCAGCGGGTGGACTTCGTCTACTGGACGGCCCTCCGGCGGTGGGGCTTCTACCGCAGCCGTACCGCGTACGATCGCGCGCAGCTGTTCCGTCGCTGGCGCGGGGCTGCTATCGGTCGGGTTGGCGAGGCCGTGGACGAGGGCCAGGACGACACGATTCGCGCCGAGCGGCTAGCGGAGTTCATGGTTCCGACAGCCCCGACCGATTGGCAAAAAGAAGAGTGCAGCGGGCTCACCTTCGAATTGACTGGTCCGGAGGCTCGCTGGCTGCAAGAGCGGCTCCTTTCGCTCGACGAGGTCGCCGAGGGCCCGCGTCTCCTCGCAAAGGCGGCCGAGCTCTGCGCGCAGACACCACCTCGCATGGACCCCGACGCGCGTCCCTGGGATGATCCGCTCGCCGTGGAAGCGGCAAGAGCCGCCCGGCAATCCGACCGCCTGGAGCGCGCGCGCCAGGCATCGGCGCTCGCGTACTACGTTCGCGCGATTTACGGGGCGCTCGTCGAGTGGGTCGTCGAAGTCACCGCCCGAACACACCGCGATGTTCCGCTCCGCCATTACCGTGATCGGCTCGCTGACCTCGCCGGCAACCGCAGTGTGCGTGACGCATCCCTCGCGATGTCGCTGCCGGACCTTTATACGGACGTGCCGCGGATCCCCAGCCGCTTGCGCCGCGCCCTGGAGCACGTGCAGGGGGGCCTCCGCAGGATCGCGCAGGGCGAGGACGCCGAGGCGGTCTTCATGAACGAAGACACGCACCGCCTGTTCGAGGCTGTCGAGCGCGACCGGAAAGGGGCGCGGGCGCGCCTCACACGCACCGACCAGGGGGCAGCGCGACGGGTGGGATTCGGGCCCGACACCGT includes these proteins:
- a CDS encoding pentapeptide repeat-containing protein; this translates as MESAFVRVAVVQLDYHPALFAQFRSPLEDPGGITPFLPVSSDIPPEVRRRFEDLRLRVREAYCAQLLARLDSILQTCRSWEVKIVVLPEYSVPWDILAPLAQTAGPMVVVAGTHRVEREGLHSGVYEDLGCTKDTLPKLGQAVAPVLHAGRILALVPKLHPAAAVHEEIEPGDAWAPVPMPEGFPGPMGVLICLDFLHRESPLYQEHVAKKLSACRFLAVPSWTSAHSIPEFQAKAWEEARRYGRPVLYADHASGGGTAFFVDEERHSELLPYPQKPGCLRPREEGLLVAEIDLGYERPGGSTRYAKTRPVRPEAAATLVYKAWPLTKKYSDWGLALGEILDPESGLELDDALRHIHAHRALLEQVRDAATPTRKERLDRLLEDARYIPSNEVVAQLACELPLHPTVLPMDILRAAHLTATKEVVVRWLAQTPALGAKVAKLLDEASRVRMPTLVEEAQAEVEKEKRLVRGRVDGEPSPADYYGKNLTATNGVSLIIRRRAQDLEPRISERELAQIFPYIKFDPELPRSEHAPDEDGKARFLMGIIRMHAAHSATAFSNLLAAEGDEPVAAVVVQTVWIMHGTSMVRWRRPGVTFKGGKIFLLVRRNQKLWLATYEPTYRILRRRPETNPGDEDEFEDDPEATEERHSARLDEASHDPLREAFEEWGMDIEGFEVVDDEAFGRRFAAILARFQGAREAVRALRERRLSDVDGHFVEPSLAHEHVSYDGSTARRETVIEPARSALAGWLSARPRGMGPELKAAIILGEYGSGKSTLLAEWALELWDAPEGPRPLLVDLAGSSAKSPRAQLLEAARLPDTPENRAALRLVIRSGRFFPVFDGFDEMATRVTASELPQRLTDIFDTAEHDGRIVLSSRDHYFPTEGEMHKALERALTASLGGPTMARRFELRFFSDEQVRALLVAVVEDPDSAEALWERIQATYDLEELCRRPILLAMIIATRNELLGGQVVRRGDLYEACLRRWLRQARGPEPEIFTTEQKRLLAETIAVETWRSGEPGVALETLRRLLHEVFPPHFFDHVPRTAEVLETTGGMFLVRQPADTGDRFRFAHKSFQEYFLASAIVHAAESEPHDLPSVLSVKPLTREVIGFIDEILVGERGLLGSPFVNHVRRWLAGRGTARSQDPSSAADAAANAVRLLVKLARLRGDKGGWIPEKAGLRGVSLVGEDLRSARLVAAKLDGANLCSADLEGANLEGATLRGALLRGARLDSANLRSVLAEETDFTLVTASGATLEGARLDHACLRQSMWVGCRFGGASLKGVDALAWMAPGSEGLEADAGATPADVAWDRIEPAADVPSKEAPARLLSVSFGPDGGRLAMVTHRGDLFVFDVHTQRCLAYLPAALPAQDESNIRWASSADVVVALDPEGAMRAVRLRDLQALQTIGGRFTCIAVDPSGTRVAVSEEDGRIRVVSLSSGEDVAALDSINAPVIEMAFSRNGGSLAVSYASGIGVVWAFAQGGPWTFHADPRGTPLRSMAFHPTDDVLAFSAGDSFLHFLEVSRKRVIRPLLTPELGFERLFFSPSGARIAGVSAGGGTVRVWDVEARQELSRFDLESGPERPAGVTWTHEESKIASFGAAVEIWDHERGVRLSTWRRAPRGAFDLVSWARSSRGIACRGRTRNVAIGDVDGQPLGAACVLSPALEQAPLLIRHEDQLLAGARAAGNRFYLWDAVTGAPIASWPWERYRTPARMILDSSGEMLAVADPFGLTLLRRGDDAPMEGERRRAKTVWTWDWDRVGGDILFVDHDDEWWAWAPGSDARSRGTRLREVWSLRFQPRGRFAAAGHEDGRISFLYGETLEVKSVVRSHEARVWLLEWSPDGSRLASVDEAGVACVWDPGRPHPLVTVTEGAGGALLRTPGGYCEFVDGSADDFRIAFAPLPGSRARLYVPLGGLREALHRPERVTAALAGDLSGDDAEAALAQLGYCRKA
- a CDS encoding DEAD/DEAH box helicase family protein, with translation MSPFLEISSSSWLASNALAFAVPDLYPVSPGHTLVIPRRLIATWFDATPEEQAAIFQLVDEVKRKIDAELSPDGYNIGINAGEAAGQTVMHMHVHVIPRYRGDVDDPRGGVRHVIPGKGNYLEQRPDPLTRGGKVDPFLRHIDPLFRRATDIAILAAFVQQSGVSLLEAHVAGALSRGARVRLITGDYLNITQSEALAKLRDWMDTWEARITADGSSPGCFEARIVEGVRLPEGVRSFHPKSWRFEGPNFGAAFVGSSNLSHAALRTGVEWNVRVDRHRDRAAYQAIVDAYEQWWTAAIPLTADWVADYARRARETPVFTLPPGEEDDESKAPPPQPHPIQREALAALARSRAAGRNRALCVLATGLGKTWLAAFDVAAFGEVHGKRPRVLLLAHREELLLQAASTFRRQLRDARVRFGWFVGDKGDLEGDLVLASIQKLSRPEHLARLATDGFDYVIVDEVHHGTAPSYRSIIDRLKPRFLLGLTATPERADGADVAGLFDDHVAYRADIGVGIQRGLLVPFAYFGLKDDTNYNAIPFRNRRFDPEALEQAVDTDARIERMFRAWQEHAGKRTLVFCCSIRHADHACAFLVAQGIRAAAVHSGPTSASREGAIAGIVDGTLDALCTVDLFNEGIDIPAIDRVVMLRPTESPVVFLQQLGRGLRSTDGKTRLVVLDFVGNHRVFLERVRTLISLGPEPTSLRDFLEDEQAARMAPGCIIDLELEAKELLAKLLPPQGGSPAEQAYRDLREVRGQRPLAGELYRMGYGLKKIRDAYGGFYHFVAAMGDLDEVEKRVLDVAEEFLRELEDTRMSKCYKMVTLEALLEADALRDGLAVPELARRSYMIMARSPELLRDLEGVTDFPDVHDPDMRRFAAYWRINPIAAWTSGPGKRFFALEGDRFVSRIPCPPGAEEVLSAMVREIVDYRLAMYRARRNDYVSGVSFTAKVTWNKRDPILKLPSREQWPDLPSGFQDVRLPDGVTWQFSFQQQFCNVARPLGSQRNELPDLLRRWFGLAAGHPGTNFRIRFSRSPKGDLWVEPEEPRAAASTVRGTLPAFPTLLAAAGAARNPIALAPEGEQVRLPTKARGEGWFAVRATGDSMFGGKEPIRDGDWLVMRFARGQSREGIKGKIALVEVQDPQLGASYLVKRVVQDDARWVLRSENHAFPAIDATAHMVPIAMLVEVVKPEALGPEVGATIEEEKLAEAFGISGPPRTGRIDGHLFLLIEEKGRLVAPDRIRFPGIERRPGETAFVLTRADGSEAWRYAGVARFMEDDGAWACAGIDLPTFRALGEGREASRTLPRSIEERARRLVEDLLHEKGAGAVVEREGKRFRIVGPAKRGGLRIDGGPGGFEERTVSLTDIGWVLAALSEVNDDPRRLDEELVHRQRYLEGTSKGSTRYIDTGWAILLVKEALATKG
- a CDS encoding DUF6361 family protein, yielding MARKTLRAEAVPFGWVEISDAALQRLRRELEQKGQGVVDEMGVLAIHTGYADHFFPGTSVLQTRARYLFFVCWNFLWLARQRGITAANLAKRKDEADLWVTRNLVATQKPAASPGGTGPDMQGIIGVNVFYEKPPRLPAQRVDFVYWTALRRWGFYRSRTAYDRAQLFRRWRGAAIGRVGEAVDEGQDDTIRAERLAEFMVPTAPTDWQKEECSGLTFELTGPEARWLQERLLSLDEVAEGPRLLAKAAELCAQTPPRMDPDARPWDDPLAVEAARAARQSDRLERARQASALAYYVRAIYGALVEWVVEVTARTHRDVPLRHYRDRLADLAGNRSVRDASLAMSLPDLYTDVPRIPSRLRRALEHVQGGLRRIAQGEDAEAVFMNEDTHRLFEAVERDRKGARARLTRTDQGAARRVGFGPDTVGVYDLDYRWGRVRSLLWDLHRGLARP